Proteins from a genomic interval of Halopseudomonas litoralis:
- a CDS encoding heavy-metal-associated domain-containing protein: MSFIELNVEKMTCSSCVKHVTEALNAVAGVNNVEVNLDKASVKVSGQADSQALINALDEAGYPATEASAAKPVHDGHTTCCGGCQ; encoded by the coding sequence ATGAGCTTCATCGAATTGAATGTAGAGAAAATGACCTGCAGCTCCTGCGTCAAGCACGTCACCGAGGCACTGAACGCCGTGGCTGGCGTCAACAATGTCGAAGTCAATCTCGACAAGGCCAGCGTCAAGGTCAGCGGCCAGGCCGACAGCCAGGCATTGATCAATGCCCTCGATGAGGCTGGTTACCCAGCAACAGAGGCCAGCGCTGCAAAACCGGTTCATGATGGCCACACCACCTGCTGCGGCGGCTGCCAGTAA
- a CDS encoding IS110 family RNA-guided transposase — MTKSVESILVGIDVSKAELVIARSDAPQIDTINNSPSAIKRWLKSLPQGSRIALEATGIYHRQLATLAHAAAHPLYLLDGYRLSRYRDGVGTRAKTDPSDARLILRYLSNELEELKPWIPAHDAFYRIQSLMRRRASLVHTRVALSQSLQDVPELKQASKQLDTHIRRVELLITQRLKQALADVGWDADAKRCMDIEGIGELSSMALANTFHRGRFKSSDAFIAYLGMDVKVRDSGKQAGRRKLTKKGDPELRRLLYNAAMAARKTAAWKALYETYLSQGLKPIQALIKLARKLARIAFALMQNQTVYRPKT, encoded by the coding sequence ATGACAAAATCTGTTGAATCTATCCTGGTGGGTATCGATGTCAGCAAGGCGGAGCTGGTGATCGCTCGCAGTGACGCCCCTCAGATCGACACGATCAACAACTCCCCCAGCGCTATTAAGCGCTGGTTGAAGTCGTTGCCGCAGGGCTCAAGGATCGCGCTGGAAGCCACCGGAATTTATCATCGGCAACTGGCCACGCTGGCTCATGCAGCAGCACACCCGCTCTACTTACTGGATGGTTATCGGCTCAGCCGTTACCGCGATGGGGTAGGTACCCGGGCCAAGACCGACCCGTCTGATGCCAGACTGATCCTGCGTTATTTGAGCAACGAGCTTGAGGAGCTCAAGCCTTGGATCCCTGCCCATGATGCGTTTTACCGCATCCAAAGCCTGATGCGCCGTCGAGCCTCGCTGGTTCATACCCGAGTAGCGTTGAGCCAGAGCTTGCAGGATGTACCTGAGTTGAAGCAGGCGAGCAAACAGCTGGATACCCATATCCGTCGCGTTGAGCTGCTGATTACCCAGCGCCTGAAGCAGGCCTTGGCAGACGTAGGCTGGGACGCAGATGCAAAACGCTGCATGGACATCGAAGGCATTGGCGAGCTGAGCTCAATGGCACTCGCCAACACCTTCCACCGAGGTCGCTTCAAGAGCAGTGACGCCTTCATCGCTTACCTGGGGATGGATGTCAAAGTCCGAGACTCTGGCAAGCAGGCAGGCCGACGAAAACTCACCAAGAAAGGCGACCCGGAATTACGCCGCCTGCTCTACAACGCGGCTATGGCTGCCCGTAAAACCGCTGCCTGGAAGGCGTTATACGAGACCTATCTATCACAGGGACTCAAGCCCATCCAGGCGCTGATCAAGCTGGCAAGAAAGTTGGCGCGCATTGCCTTTGCCTTGATGCAGAATCAAACGGTTTATCGGCCCAAAACCTGA
- the bluB gene encoding 5,6-dimethylbenzimidazole synthase, with protein sequence MIERAFSATERDAVYRVIRERRDMRHFSGGTVEPELLGRLLQAAHQAPNVGLMQPWRFIRIQDADLREQIAQLVEQERRRTAEVLGERKAQFLELKVEGIRECAELLVAALPDGRERHVFGRRTLPEMDLASLACAIQNLWLAARAEGLGMGWVSLFDPQALGELLRLPSDARAVAVLCLGPVHAFYERPMLVEEGWATERPLSELLFTNHWGES encoded by the coding sequence ATGATCGAACGTGCCTTCTCTGCGACTGAACGGGATGCGGTCTACCGCGTGATTCGTGAGCGCCGGGATATGCGGCATTTCTCTGGTGGCACGGTTGAGCCGGAGCTACTGGGGCGCTTGTTGCAGGCAGCCCATCAGGCCCCGAATGTCGGGCTGATGCAGCCTTGGCGTTTCATCCGTATTCAGGATGCCGACCTGCGCGAACAGATTGCCCAGTTGGTTGAACAGGAGCGCCGGCGGACTGCCGAGGTGCTGGGTGAACGTAAGGCACAATTTCTCGAACTCAAGGTTGAAGGCATACGCGAGTGTGCCGAGTTGCTGGTCGCCGCATTGCCGGATGGCCGGGAGCGTCATGTGTTCGGGCGCCGCACGCTGCCGGAAATGGATCTGGCGTCCCTGGCCTGTGCAATCCAGAACCTGTGGTTGGCCGCCCGGGCGGAAGGGTTGGGGATGGGTTGGGTCTCGCTGTTTGATCCGCAGGCCCTCGGCGAGCTGCTCCGGTTACCGAGCGACGCCCGCGCTGTTGCCGTTCTTTGCCTGGGGCCGGTACATGCTTTCTATGAACGACCGATGCTGGTTGAAGAGGGCTGGGCAACTGAACGTCCGCTGAGTGAACTGCTGTTTACCAATCACTGGGGCGAGAGCTGA
- a CDS encoding PepSY domain-containing protein, with protein MTDLVWVMKPAALCGWLCFGLMVGWLPQASADEVDHDEALELAEQGVILPLQSLIGDALGRYPGRFLEAELEYDDGRYIYELEIVTRDRRVLDLEYDAVSGKLLDVDEDD; from the coding sequence ATGACTGATCTGGTTTGGGTAATGAAGCCAGCCGCCTTGTGCGGCTGGCTTTGTTTTGGCTTGATGGTGGGCTGGTTACCCCAGGCATCGGCTGATGAGGTAGATCACGATGAGGCGCTGGAGTTGGCGGAGCAGGGGGTGATCCTGCCTCTGCAATCACTGATTGGCGATGCCTTGGGCCGTTACCCCGGCCGCTTTCTCGAGGCCGAACTTGAATACGACGACGGCCGGTATATCTACGAGCTGGAAATAGTCACCCGCGATCGGCGAGTGCTGGATCTTGAATACGACGCCGTGAGCGGCAAATTGCTTGATGTGGATGAGGACGACTGA
- a CDS encoding PepSY domain-containing protein — protein sequence MKKLIALSCAAFLGLGSAAVFADDDVSSAEAAKLAEEGKIQTLESLEEKALSVKAGEITDRDLEHEYGRYIYKLDVRAADGTDWDIDIDASTGEVLKTEQDD from the coding sequence ATGAAAAAACTTATTGCACTGTCTTGCGCAGCTTTTCTGGGTCTGGGTTCGGCTGCCGTTTTCGCTGATGATGATGTCAGTTCCGCCGAAGCGGCCAAACTGGCTGAAGAAGGCAAGATCCAAACGCTGGAAAGCCTGGAAGAAAAGGCCCTGTCAGTCAAGGCTGGTGAGATCACCGACCGTGACCTGGAGCACGAATATGGTCGCTACATCTACAAGCTGGATGTGCGTGCCGCAGACGGCACCGACTGGGATATCGACATTGATGCCAGCACTGGAGAAGTCCTCAAAACAGAGCAAGATGACTGA
- a CDS encoding DUF411 domain-containing protein encodes MPAKLRLVALSALLLGGFAQAADSLTIDVHRDANCGCCKDWIKHMESNGFEVNDHVETNMATVKQELGVPPRLGSCHTAVINGQFIEGHVPADQVIALQARPDLLGLAVPGMPMGSPGMEYGDRQDPYQVVGLTKKGEIEVVAEYPGN; translated from the coding sequence ATGCCTGCGAAATTACGCCTTGTCGCGTTGAGCGCCCTGCTGCTGGGCGGCTTTGCCCAGGCCGCAGACAGTCTGACCATTGACGTCCACCGTGACGCCAATTGCGGCTGCTGCAAGGACTGGATCAAGCATATGGAAAGCAATGGTTTCGAGGTCAATGACCATGTCGAAACCAACATGGCAACCGTGAAACAGGAGCTGGGCGTCCCCCCGCGCCTGGGCTCCTGTCATACCGCTGTGATCAACGGCCAATTCATCGAAGGCCACGTGCCGGCTGATCAGGTCATAGCCCTGCAAGCACGCCCCGACCTGCTGGGCTTAGCCGTTCCCGGCATGCCCATGGGCTCGCCCGGCATGGAATATGGTGACCGCCAGGATCCTTATCAGGTCGTGGGCTTGACCAAAAAGGGTGAGATCGAAGTTGTCGCCGAGTATCCCGGCAACTGA
- a CDS encoding DUF2897 family protein — MSGIGWFFIIIILATVIGGLYMLRKTANKMPIGDEQMERIKERQAELEAQERREKQQD; from the coding sequence ATGTCCGGCATCGGCTGGTTTTTTATCATCATCATTCTCGCAACTGTCATCGGCGGCCTGTATATGTTGCGCAAGACCGCCAACAAAATGCCCATCGGCGATGAGCAGATGGAGCGTATCAAGGAACGGCAGGCGGAACTGGAAGCACAGGAAAGGCGGGAGAAGCAACAGGACTGA
- a CDS encoding Na+/H+ antiporter family protein — translation MNAVVVAVAVMLILSLCRVHVVVALIIGAVTGGLLGGLSLDATLETFQKGLGKGANVALSYALLGAFAVAIAKSGTAQALADRALNMINSQREGGTGKLRLILLVMLLAVAMASQNILPIHIAFIPLLVPPLLFVMGKLRLDRRLVACVLTFGLITPYMFLPVGFGGIFLNDILLANVQDGGLDITGLNVMHAMALPALGMLFGLGVAFFSYRKRREYAAAAVGNTGESAEKVGYTPKTLLVALIAVIAAFSIQLWLDSMIMGALAGFIVFSVSGVVRWREADNLFTEGMKMMAMIGFIMIAANGFASVMQATGHIETMVTSSATAIGDNKALAALLMLIVGLLITLGIGSSFSTIPIIAAIYVPLAMQLGFSPLAIISLVGTAAALGDAGSPASDSTLGPTAGLNADGQHSHIWDTVVPTFLHYNLPLIAFGWLAAMVL, via the coding sequence ATGAACGCAGTGGTCGTTGCAGTTGCAGTAATGCTGATTCTGAGTCTGTGCCGAGTGCACGTAGTCGTCGCGCTGATCATCGGCGCAGTCACCGGCGGTCTGCTCGGTGGTCTGAGCCTGGACGCGACCCTTGAGACCTTTCAGAAAGGCCTGGGTAAAGGTGCCAACGTTGCATTGAGCTACGCCCTGCTCGGCGCTTTCGCGGTGGCCATCGCCAAGTCAGGCACCGCCCAGGCGCTGGCTGACCGGGCGCTGAATATGATCAATAGCCAGCGCGAGGGTGGTACCGGCAAACTGCGCCTCATCCTGCTGGTCATGCTGCTGGCAGTAGCCATGGCCTCGCAGAACATCCTGCCGATCCATATTGCCTTCATTCCGTTGCTGGTGCCGCCGCTGCTGTTCGTCATGGGCAAGCTGAGGTTGGACCGCCGCCTGGTCGCCTGCGTCCTCACCTTCGGTCTGATCACGCCCTACATGTTTCTGCCGGTGGGTTTCGGTGGCATCTTCCTCAACGACATCCTGCTGGCCAACGTTCAGGATGGTGGTCTGGATATCACCGGCCTCAACGTCATGCATGCCATGGCGCTGCCGGCGCTGGGTATGCTGTTCGGCCTGGGGGTAGCCTTCTTCAGCTACCGCAAGCGCCGTGAGTACGCCGCCGCTGCGGTGGGCAATACCGGTGAGTCAGCTGAGAAGGTCGGCTACACACCCAAGACGCTGCTGGTAGCCCTGATCGCCGTGATCGCTGCCTTCTCCATCCAGCTGTGGCTGGACTCGATGATCATGGGCGCGCTGGCTGGCTTCATCGTGTTCTCCGTGTCGGGTGTAGTGCGCTGGCGCGAGGCCGACAATCTGTTTACCGAAGGCATGAAGATGATGGCCATGATCGGCTTCATCATGATCGCCGCCAACGGCTTCGCCTCGGTAATGCAAGCCACCGGCCACATCGAGACCATGGTCACCAGTTCCGCCACCGCCATCGGTGACAACAAGGCGCTGGCCGCCTTGCTGATGCTGATAGTGGGACTGCTGATCACGCTGGGTATCGGCTCGTCCTTCTCGACCATTCCGATCATCGCCGCCATCTACGTGCCTCTGGCCATGCAGCTCGGCTTCAGCCCGCTGGCGATTATCTCTCTGGTCGGCACCGCTGCCGCACTGGGCGACGCCGGCTCGCCGGCTTCCGACTCCACACTCGGACCCACTGCCGGCCTGAATGCCGATGGCCAGCACAGCCATATCTGGGATACCGTGGTGCCCACCTTCCTGCACTACAACCTGCCGCTGATCGCCTTCGGCTGGCTGGCGGCGATGGTGCTCTGA
- the chrA gene encoding chromate efflux transporter, which translates to MFPADNSPWSVFLIFLRLGLTSFGGPVAHLGYFRDEFVVRRRWLSERSYADVVALCQFLPGPASSQVGLALGLSRAGYGGALAAWIGFTLPSAAALMLFASSLTYYGNLGSGVLQGLKIVAVAVVAQAVWGMARTLCPDRLRVTLMGISAAAVLMLPFIWSQPLVLLMAGLIGVLLIKPDIEEQQDDLPTRVSRRTGSWALTVFFALLIGLPLLAALIPSQMLILVDSFYRVGSLVFGGGHVVLPLLQAETVQAGLLDTDTFLAGYGATQAVPGPLFTFAAFLGTAMETAAPAWITGLICLVAIFLPSFLLVIGALPFWAQLRHNLRTRVALAGVNAAVVGILLAALYQPVWTSAIKAPQDAALALAALIALIFWKVPPWLVVIATAAFGWLLSV; encoded by the coding sequence ATGTTTCCTGCCGATAACAGCCCCTGGTCGGTCTTCCTGATCTTTCTGCGGCTGGGCCTGACCTCCTTCGGCGGGCCCGTCGCGCATCTGGGCTATTTTCGTGACGAATTTGTGGTGCGCCGGCGCTGGCTGTCCGAACGCAGCTATGCCGACGTGGTTGCCCTGTGCCAGTTTCTGCCCGGCCCCGCCAGCAGCCAGGTGGGTCTGGCGCTGGGACTCTCCCGTGCCGGTTACGGCGGCGCACTGGCCGCCTGGATAGGCTTCACCCTGCCTTCAGCGGCGGCGCTGATGCTGTTTGCCAGTTCACTGACGTATTACGGCAATCTCGGTTCAGGCGTGCTGCAAGGACTGAAAATCGTTGCGGTGGCGGTCGTTGCCCAGGCCGTCTGGGGCATGGCACGCACTCTCTGCCCTGACCGTCTGCGCGTCACTCTCATGGGCATCAGCGCGGCAGCGGTACTGATGCTGCCCTTTATCTGGAGCCAACCTCTGGTATTGCTGATGGCCGGACTGATCGGCGTATTACTGATCAAACCGGACATTGAGGAACAGCAAGACGATCTACCAACACGTGTCAGCCGCCGCACCGGTAGCTGGGCGCTGACAGTCTTCTTTGCTCTACTGATCGGCCTGCCGTTATTGGCCGCTTTGATCCCCAGCCAGATGCTTATCCTGGTGGACAGCTTCTATCGTGTGGGTTCACTGGTCTTCGGTGGCGGGCATGTAGTGTTGCCGCTATTGCAGGCCGAGACGGTACAAGCCGGGTTGCTGGATACCGATACCTTCCTCGCCGGCTATGGCGCCACTCAGGCCGTACCCGGGCCGCTGTTCACTTTCGCTGCTTTCCTGGGTACCGCCATGGAGACCGCCGCGCCAGCCTGGATCACCGGTCTGATCTGCCTGGTAGCGATCTTTCTGCCTTCTTTTCTGCTGGTCATCGGCGCCCTGCCGTTCTGGGCACAATTACGTCACAACCTACGCACACGAGTGGCACTGGCCGGGGTCAATGCTGCAGTGGTGGGGATTCTGCTGGCGGCGCTGTATCAGCCGGTATGGACCAGCGCCATCAAAGCCCCGCAGGATGCGGCCCTTGCCCTGGCTGCGCTCATTGCATTGATATTCTGGAAGGTGCCGCCGTGGCTGGTGGTGATCGCCACGGCGGCATTCGGCTGGCTGCTGTCAGTCTGA
- a CDS encoding DUF2058 domain-containing protein, translated as MVNSLQAQLLKSGLVDEKKLKQAQRAKKKAAKNTPDKVHDTAAAVEKARNEKAERDRQLNLQRQEEAARRDREAQAKQLIAQAKLDRSGGETAYQFVAKNKVKKIYVTEEQFDKLSRGTLGIVRLSGHFEVIPLDVAEKVAERAPHWPVVIARVEAEQPAEDDPYADFKVPDDLMW; from the coding sequence ATGGTCAATTCACTGCAAGCCCAGTTGCTCAAATCCGGACTGGTTGATGAAAAGAAACTCAAGCAGGCCCAGCGTGCCAAGAAGAAAGCCGCCAAAAACACCCCGGACAAGGTGCATGACACCGCCGCTGCGGTAGAAAAGGCGCGTAATGAGAAAGCCGAACGCGATCGCCAGTTGAACCTGCAACGCCAGGAGGAAGCTGCGCGTCGCGACCGTGAGGCCCAGGCCAAACAGTTGATCGCCCAGGCCAAGCTGGACCGTAGCGGTGGCGAAACGGCCTATCAATTCGTTGCCAAGAATAAGGTCAAGAAAATTTACGTCACTGAAGAGCAGTTCGACAAGCTCAGCCGCGGCACGCTGGGTATCGTGCGACTGTCCGGCCACTTCGAGGTCATTCCTCTGGACGTAGCCGAAAAAGTCGCAGAGCGGGCGCCGCATTGGCCGGTTGTCATCGCCAGGGTCGAAGCCGAACAACCAGCAGAAGATGATCCCTATGCCGACTTCAAGGTACCCGATGATCTGATGTGGTAA
- a CDS encoding sensor histidine kinase — MKSIGRQLGGGLLLVLLLTVMLVGQGSVWLFDRALRDYLSNDLQRETDALLAALMPGADGLYLDLQRVSPDYQRPFSGRYFVLQTTERWRSRSLWDQRLPLDAEGLENTLIPGPAGQRLLVHSGRFSKLGESVSISVAMDYQPLLQAFSRARLWLWSLGGLAVVVSLLIQQGLLRRALRPLHRSRRELSEWHAGQRLVLSDDVPQELVPLVGQINHLGAQVEQTIQRSRKGVGDLGHALKTPLAVTESLVRQADLDAEAKQAITAQLEGIRRQLERALQRSRLAPESQAGKRFSPRQDLPWLMDSLRQIHGERVRISAPENAGAEWPFEREDMLELLGNLLDNACKWADGLVRVDWQLSGQLLQLQVEDDGRGIDGADRDRVLRRGTRLDESVSGHGFGLAIVGDLVEVYGGELELQDSELGGLAVRVRLPVSRR, encoded by the coding sequence GTGAAGTCCATCGGTCGCCAGCTTGGCGGTGGCTTGCTGCTGGTGCTGCTGCTCACGGTGATGCTGGTCGGCCAGGGCAGTGTCTGGCTGTTCGATCGGGCGCTGCGGGATTATCTGAGTAACGATCTGCAACGGGAGACCGACGCGTTGCTGGCGGCGCTGATGCCGGGTGCGGATGGGTTGTATCTCGACCTGCAGCGCGTCAGCCCCGATTACCAGCGACCCTTTTCCGGGCGCTATTTCGTGTTGCAGACCACGGAGCGCTGGCGTTCACGTTCGTTGTGGGATCAGCGCCTGCCACTGGATGCTGAAGGATTGGAAAATACTTTGATACCCGGTCCGGCGGGGCAACGATTGCTGGTGCATTCGGGGCGCTTCAGCAAGTTGGGTGAGTCGGTGAGCATCAGTGTGGCGATGGACTATCAGCCGCTGCTGCAGGCGTTTTCCCGCGCCAGATTGTGGCTCTGGAGTCTTGGTGGCCTGGCAGTGGTTGTCAGTCTGTTGATTCAGCAAGGGCTGTTGCGCCGTGCATTGCGACCGCTGCATCGCTCCCGCCGCGAGCTGTCGGAATGGCACGCCGGCCAGCGGCTGGTGCTCAGTGATGACGTGCCGCAGGAGCTTGTGCCTCTGGTTGGCCAGATCAATCACCTGGGCGCACAGGTCGAACAGACCATTCAGCGTTCGCGCAAAGGTGTTGGTGATCTTGGTCACGCATTGAAAACGCCGTTGGCGGTGACCGAGAGTCTGGTGCGTCAGGCTGATCTGGACGCTGAAGCGAAGCAGGCTATTACCGCGCAGCTGGAGGGTATCCGTCGGCAATTGGAGCGGGCATTGCAACGCTCGCGTCTGGCGCCGGAGAGTCAGGCGGGAAAACGGTTCAGTCCCCGGCAGGATCTGCCCTGGCTGATGGACTCGCTGCGGCAGATACACGGTGAACGGGTACGTATAAGCGCCCCGGAGAATGCGGGCGCAGAGTGGCCCTTCGAGCGCGAAGACATGCTGGAATTGCTGGGTAATCTGCTTGATAACGCCTGCAAGTGGGCGGACGGTCTGGTGCGGGTAGATTGGCAGTTGAGTGGTCAGCTGTTACAGCTGCAGGTAGAGGACGACGGCCGGGGGATTGATGGCGCAGATAGAGACAGGGTGTTGCGCCGCGGTACCCGGCTGGATGAAAGCGTCAGCGGGCATGGGTTCGGTCTGGCGATCGTCGGCGATCTGGTCGAGGTATATGGTGGAGAGCTGGAGCTGCAGGACAGCGAACTGGGTGGACTGGCCGTGCGGGTGAGACTGCCTGTGTCGCGCAGATAA
- a CDS encoding response regulator transcription factor: MRLLLAEDNIALADTLSASLKQAGYAVDWRADGRDVQLLGEQEPYDLCVLDLGLPGRGGLEVLQAWREQGSAMPVLVLTARGSWTERVEGLRAGADDYLTKPFHPEELLLRIQGLLRRSHGREPQNQLRAAGLTLHEDSQQVSGPGLDAAQLSASEFRLLRCFMLQAGKLVSKAKLAEHLYDYEAERDSNVIEVQINHLRRKLGKQAIETRRGQGYVLVGLDS, translated from the coding sequence ATGCGGCTGCTGCTGGCTGAAGACAATATTGCCCTGGCTGATACGCTCAGTGCCAGCCTGAAACAGGCCGGTTATGCGGTGGATTGGCGAGCTGATGGCCGCGATGTGCAGCTGCTCGGCGAACAGGAGCCTTATGATCTTTGTGTTCTCGATCTGGGACTGCCCGGGCGCGGCGGCCTTGAAGTCTTACAGGCCTGGCGCGAGCAGGGCAGCGCCATGCCGGTGCTGGTGCTCACCGCACGGGGTAGCTGGACCGAGCGCGTCGAAGGTCTGCGCGCCGGCGCTGATGATTACCTGACCAAGCCTTTTCATCCTGAAGAGCTGCTGTTGCGTATCCAGGGGCTGTTACGCCGCAGTCATGGCCGTGAGCCGCAGAATCAGCTGCGCGCGGCGGGCCTGACCCTTCATGAAGACAGCCAGCAAGTGTCCGGCCCGGGGCTGGATGCGGCGCAGTTGTCGGCCAGTGAGTTTCGGCTGTTGCGCTGCTTCATGCTGCAGGCGGGGAAGCTGGTATCCAAGGCCAAGCTGGCAGAACACCTATATGACTATGAAGCCGAGCGCGACTCGAACGTGATCGAGGTGCAGATCAATCATCTGCGGCGCAAGCTGGGCAAACAGGCGATCGAGACCCGGCGTGGTCAGGGCTACGTGCTGGTGGGCCTGGATTCGTGA
- a CDS encoding methyl-accepting chemotaxis protein has product MDLLRRIKISQRIWLILIVSLVSLLVLTFISLDHLRKEIHTAEITKATHLVETAHTLLASYHAKELSGELSPEQARHQALETLRGLRYGGNEYFWVNDMNYVMRMHPFAPETEGVDLSTLGKDRGPNVIKEMVDVARAQGTGHYEYLWVKPGGVVGEGDAVRRLAAFTHFKPWDYMIGTGIFLTDVENRFRTQVLWALSVVAVILLLMVISLYIIGRSITRPLNQVVQAMGDIANGEGDLTRTLDSDAQDELSLLARHFNTFTSNLRQLIGQLGDGATQMISASQQLDQISNASLTGMTRQSERMELMATAVNEITYGVQDVAQNANAAALEVESANEGAHFGRMQVGKTIEQIDHLSDSVNTAVAHMETLSADAKEIATVLDVIRAIAEQTNLLALNAAIEAARAGEMGRGFAVVADEVRNLAQRTQKSTEEIHGMITRLQTNTQSVVTVINESSRYSELSVEQVNSAGQALEQIATSMQQLVSLNASIASATTQQSTVVEDVNRNVTEAAELARETTDGAQQTAQASEHLARIGQQISNLLGRFKI; this is encoded by the coding sequence ATGGATCTGTTGCGAAGAATAAAAATCAGCCAGCGGATATGGCTTATTCTCATAGTGTCACTCGTCAGCCTGCTGGTGCTTACCTTCATTTCTCTTGACCATTTGCGCAAGGAAATCCATACCGCCGAGATCACCAAGGCCACTCACCTGGTTGAAACCGCCCACACCTTACTGGCGTCCTATCATGCCAAGGAGCTCAGCGGCGAACTCAGCCCCGAACAGGCTCGCCACCAGGCGCTGGAAACCCTGCGCGGCTTACGCTACGGCGGTAATGAATATTTCTGGGTCAATGACATGAACTATGTCATGCGCATGCACCCTTTCGCGCCCGAAACCGAAGGCGTCGACCTGAGCACCCTCGGCAAGGATAGAGGCCCTAACGTAATCAAGGAGATGGTCGACGTAGCCCGCGCCCAGGGCACCGGCCATTACGAATATCTCTGGGTCAAACCGGGCGGTGTGGTCGGTGAAGGCGATGCCGTTAGGCGCCTGGCCGCCTTCACTCATTTCAAGCCATGGGATTACATGATCGGCACTGGCATTTTCCTCACCGACGTGGAAAACAGATTCCGCACCCAGGTTCTCTGGGCACTGTCCGTGGTGGCCGTGATCCTTCTGCTTATGGTGATCAGCCTCTATATCATAGGTCGCAGTATTACCCGACCATTGAATCAGGTGGTTCAGGCCATGGGCGATATAGCCAATGGCGAAGGTGACCTGACGCGCACCCTGGACAGCGATGCTCAGGATGAGCTGTCGCTGCTGGCGCGACACTTCAATACCTTTACCAGCAACCTGCGTCAGTTGATCGGCCAACTGGGCGACGGCGCCACTCAGATGATCAGTGCCAGCCAGCAGCTGGATCAGATCAGCAATGCCAGCCTCACTGGCATGACCCGCCAATCCGAGCGCATGGAGCTCATGGCTACGGCGGTCAATGAAATCACCTATGGCGTGCAGGACGTGGCGCAGAACGCCAATGCCGCAGCCCTGGAAGTGGAAAGCGCCAACGAGGGCGCCCATTTCGGTCGCATGCAGGTCGGGAAAACCATCGAGCAGATCGATCATCTGTCCGACAGCGTGAACACCGCCGTCGCACACATGGAAACCCTGTCTGCCGATGCCAAGGAAATCGCCACCGTGCTGGATGTGATCCGCGCCATTGCCGAGCAGACCAACCTGTTGGCGTTGAACGCCGCCATCGAGGCCGCCCGCGCCGGCGAAATGGGTCGCGGCTTTGCCGTGGTAGCCGATGAAGTGCGCAACCTGGCCCAGCGTACGCAGAAATCCACCGAAGAGATTCACGGGATGATCACCCGGCTGCAGACAAATACCCAGTCGGTCGTCACCGTGATCAATGAAAGCAGCCGCTATTCCGAACTCAGCGTCGAGCAGGTCAATTCCGCCGGACAGGCACTGGAGCAGATCGCCACCTCCATGCAGCAGCTGGTGAGCCTGAATGCGTCGATTGCCAGCGCCACCACCCAGCAATCGACCGTGGTCGAAGACGTGAATCGCAACGTTACCGAAGCCGCCGAGCTGGCCCGGGAAACCACCGATGGTGCACAGCAAACCGCCCAGGCCAGCGAGCACCTGGCCCGAATCGGACAGCAGATCAGCAACTTGCTCGGGCGGTTCAAAATCTAG
- the rloA3 gene encoding retropepsin-like aspartic peptidase RloA3, which yields MQLSIKSLSLAALLSTAAVSTAVMAGAQDAIEPPDDAVLTEDIAGKVVVGWVEKGLILPEETAVKIKVDSGALTSSMHAVNLERFTRKGKKWVRYDVPVVDADTGNRVTLHFERPVFRQMTVRGAGGEDYRPVVKMRMCVGNRIYDEQFSLRDRSDMTYPVLLGRRTIEHIGLIDVSDTFMLPLDCPDAASEEERNRQQLMKDDATLVDDSQIDQPSEPEEDDREDREEERSE from the coding sequence ATGCAGTTATCTATCAAGAGCCTGTCCCTTGCGGCGCTGCTGAGCACAGCAGCGGTCTCCACCGCTGTCATGGCCGGGGCGCAGGATGCCATCGAGCCGCCAGATGATGCCGTTCTGACTGAAGATATCGCCGGAAAGGTGGTGGTGGGTTGGGTCGAAAAGGGTTTGATTCTGCCGGAGGAGACTGCGGTAAAGATCAAGGTGGACTCCGGCGCGCTGACCTCATCCATGCATGCGGTCAATCTGGAGCGCTTTACCCGCAAAGGCAAGAAGTGGGTGCGCTATGACGTGCCGGTGGTCGATGCCGATACCGGCAATCGGGTCACCCTGCATTTCGAGCGTCCGGTATTCCGTCAGATGACGGTGCGTGGCGCCGGTGGCGAAGACTATCGGCCCGTGGTGAAGATGCGTATGTGCGTGGGCAATCGGATCTATGACGAGCAGTTTTCCCTGCGTGATCGCAGCGACATGACCTATCCGGTGTTGCTGGGTCGACGCACCATCGAGCATATCGGTCTGATCGACGTGTCCGACACATTCATGCTGCCGCTGGATTGCCCGGACGCCGCCAGTGAGGAGGAGCGCAACCGGCAGCAGCTGATGAAGGATGACGCGACTCTGGTGGATGACAGTCAGATCGATCAGCCCTCGGAGCCTGAAGAGGATGACCGTGAAGACCGTGAAGAAGAACGCAGTGAATGA